CCGCCCGTCATGGCCGAGCGGGATGAAGGGCAGATGATCCAGCCCGCTCGCCGCGCTGCGGGCCGCGAAACACGCGGCTTCGGCCAGATCTTCGGGCGGCGACAGACCGGCCAGCCGCCAGCCGGGCAGGGCCATGGCAGCGCGGGTCAGCGGGTGCAGGCCGGAAGCGTCGATCAGCGTCAGAAACTCCTGCGCTGCGGCGTCGAAACCGTCACCTGCGGCGCGGCCGGTCTCTGACGGGGTGTCGACCCGGTGCAGGCCCAGAAAGCCGCGCAGATCGGTCGGTTCCGCCTGACCTTCCAGCCGCCGCAAAGCCCAGCGGGCCTTGGCGAGCACCAGCGGATCGGAGCTGGCGCGACCGGCCATGACATCGCGCCCGATTTCTTCGCGGGGCAGGGGGGTGCCTTCAGCCCAGAGCATCGCCTCCACCTCCAGCATGGCGAGCCGCCGGATCATGCCCGGGTCTTGCCCGACCACGGCATCGAGGCCCCCGAGCGCCTGTGCCGCATCGGCCAGTTCGACCGCAAGCCCGGATTGGGCCGCACACCAGTCAGCCGGATCGAGGCCCGGGCAGGCGTCGGCACGGGGCAGGGGCAGGGCCTCCGCATGATCGTCCCGCGCCGGTCCGGGCAGAAACCAGAGGTCGTTTTCGTTCATGGGCGCAGGATAGCAGATGCGAACGAAAAGTGAATCGAGAGAAGTGGCTTGTCCAAAGTGGTCGTCGTTAGTGCGTTTTTCGCCAAAATGGGATTTTACCAAGAATACCGTCCCAATTTTGACAAAGCCCCGTTTTCCTCGCGTTACAGGTGTATGAAATTCCGAAATTCCAGTTATGAAACGTGAATCCAATTTAGACTTGAGGATCTTTACGCGTTTCTGTCACCCTACTCTATAATGCCCGATAATCTATTATATACCGATGCTGCCCGCATCACTGTCCAATTGAGACCAGATAGCCTTGCCGTCGATGTTGACGAAGGACAGTACGATATCTTGTCGATCATTAATTAAGTTACTAATATCATGAGAAATTATTGCTATGGTATTGCAGCTTGGTATCGCTGTTCGCGTGCTGGTAAGCTCTTCAGCTTTTGTTGTTGATTTGAGTGCCAACAGTACAGAGGCGACTGTCATGCTCAATGTGAGGTGTTGCATAAATTGTCTCTCCAGTAATGCTTCAGGCCAATTTGCTAACTCAGATTGGTTCGCATAGTTCTTAGCCCAATGGTTTTTTACATCTATCCAGAGAACTCCCCTTTGCTTCCGGGTCTTGTTTCGACAAACAAGTCCGGAACCAATCAGTTTTGATTACTAAACGTGTCTGCTGTAGATAGTACAATAAATATTGTTTCGAAGATTATAGAAGTGTTGCAAGTGCAAGTTCATCGGCAAAAAAGCTTCGGAACGCCAGAGCACCTCGGGCTGCTTACTCCGCATCAGGAGCGCACGGGCGCGTCGCGCAAACGACCGTTTTTGCCAGCATGGCACACCATATGCCGACCGGGGAGGTTGAACCATCAAAACGCCCGGAACAGGAATGCAGCGGTCAATTTCGACGCCGTCCGCTACGCGGCAGCACGGAACGGTACCAGCCACGATAGGGTGGACCCGGTTTTTCCGGTCGGTCTGTATTCCGCACCTATTGCGAGGCCGGTCGCGGCGAGCGTCGGAGCGAGGGCGAGGTAGTCCAGCATTCCGTGATCGGGTGGGCCACGGTCGGGGACCGCTGCAATCTGGATATGGCCTGTGATCCCGGCGAAGGCGCGGATGTCGGCGGCCACGTCGCGACCCATACGGCCCATGTGGTAGCAATCGAGCATCATGGAAAGGTTCGGGGCGCCGAGCGCGGCAATGATCTTGGCCGCATGCTCCGGGGTAGACAGGTGGTAGCCGGGGACGTCATGGATGTTGATCGGCTCGATCAGGATGCCGATGCCGTGGGGCGCGGCGGTCTCGCAGGCGTAGCCGAGCGCGTCGCAAAAGGCGTCGTCCGAGGTCGCGCCGGTGTCCGAGCGGCCGGCCATGACGTGAACATTGCGGGTGCCGGTCGCGACGGCATAGGCGACGGCGCGGTCGATCTCTTCCCGGGCGCGGGCCTTGCAGCCCGGCAGGGCCGACAGGCCGAACTCGCCCGCATCGCGGTCGCCGGGCCAGGTGTTGAGTGCGAGAGACGGCAAGCTGGTCTCGTCAAGGACCGCGCGCAGAGCAGCAGCGGACGTCGTCTCGTATGGGAAGTGGAATTCGACCGCGTCGAAGCCCGCGCGCGTGGCGGCGCGCACAGCGTCGGGCAGGGCGAGGTCGGTGAAGAGGAAGCCCAGATTGGCGGAGATGATCATCGGCTCAGTCCCAGTCCACGTTGAAAGTCTCGATCACGTCGCGCTGCTGGGCCTCGGTCAGCATCCGGGGCGAGGCGCCGCGCAGGAGGATGGCGAGCTTCGCGGTCTCCTCCAGCTCTTCCGTGGCGTAGACCGCAGCTTCGAGGTCCTTGCCTGCGACGACGGGGCCGTGATTGGCCAGCATCACCGCGGTGCGCCGTCCCGCGAGCCCACGCACCGCATCGCCCATGGCCGGATCGCCAGGCCGGTAGTAGGGCAGCAGACGCACCTTTCCGAGCTTCATGATCCCGTAGGCCGTCAGTGGCGGCAGCATGTTGTCGGGGTCGATCTCGGGCAGCATCGACAGCGCGACGGAATGCGTCGAGTGGAGGTGCACGACGGCTCCGGTTCGCCTCCGTGTTTCGTAGAAGGCAGCGTGGAGCGGCATCTCTTTCGTCGGCTTGTCGCCGTCGATCAGCGTTCCGCCCTCGTCGAAGCGGCTGAGGCGGGCGGGGTCAAGGCGCCCGAAGCTCGATCCGGTCGGCGTGACCAGCAGCCCACCATCGGGCGTGCGGGCAGAGATGTTCCCCGAGGATCCCGTGGTCAGGCCGCGGTCGAACATCGATTTGGCGAAGAGGCAGATATCCTCGCGCAGGCGCGTCTCCTCACTCATCGCTCACCCCTCAACATCGCGTCGGCCTTGGCGAAGAAGTCCGCGCCGCCAAAATTGCCGGATTTCAGCGCCAGCGTCAGGTCGGGGCGGGCGCGCAGCATGGGCACACCGGGGTCGATCTGCGGGCCGACGGTCAGCCGGTCGGCACCCAGACCCTCGACCACTGCGCCCGAGGTTTCGCCGCCCGCCGTGACGAGGCGGGTGAAGCCGCGCGCGGCAAGGTCGCGGGCGAGATCCGCGAACATGCCGTCGAAGGCGGCAGCGAGGCGGTCGCGGTCGTGTTTCCGCTGCGCTGCGCTGACGTCTTCGGGGTCGTCGGAGGAATAGATCAGCGGCAGACCGTCCTGCGCCACTGCCCAGTCGGCAAGAGCGCCGACCGCGAAGTCCTCCGCGATGACTTCGTCCGGCGTGACCTGCCGGGCGGGTCCCTGATGATTGGCGATCTGGCCCCGCGTCGCGCGTGAGCACGAGCCCGAGAGTACCGCGCCACGCCCGTCATGCTGGGGTGTCCAGTCGCCTGCCGTGCCAGACAGCAGGCCCGCGGCCCGAAAATTCTCCGGCAGGCCGAGCGCGATGCCTGAACCGCCGGTGATGAGCCTGTGCTCCGCCGCGGCCCGCCCGAGTAGAATGAGGTCGTCGTCGGCCACGGTATCCGCCACGATCAGGCGGCGGCCAGCGCTCGCCTCGGCGTCAAGCCGCTCGGCGATGGCGTCCTTGCCCGCGCGCAGCGTCGGGAGTGGCAGGTGGCCGACCTCTGACGCGCTTTGCAGCGCCAGCCATCGGCGCAGGTCGGGGTCGGTCATAGGCGTCAGCGGGTGGTCCTGCATCCCGCTTTCGCTGAGCAGCACGTCGCCGACGAAGAGGTGGCCCATGTAGATCGTACGCCCGGTTTCGGGGAAGGCGGGGCAGACCAGCGCGCGGTCGACCCCGAGTGCGTCGGCGAGCGCGTCGGCGACCGGTCCGATATTGCCCTGGGGCGTGGAATCGAAGGTCGAGCAATACTTGAACAGGAACTGCCGGCAGCCTTGCGCGCGCAGCCAGTCGAGTGCTGCGAGCGAGGCCGTGACCGCCTGATCGACCGGGACCGACCGGGTCTTGAGCGCGATTACGCCCGCCTCGATCTCCTCTGCCGCAGGACTGGTCGGGATACCGGAATAAAGCGTCGTCGCCATCCCCTGTTTGACCAGGGTGTTGGCCAGATCGCCCGAGCCTGTGAAATCGTCTCCGATGGCACCTAAGAGCATGTCGGTCCTCCTGCGGGATCAGTTCATGAACCAGTTTACCGGACCGAGACTGATCACGGGGACATAGGTAATCAAGAGCAGACAGCAGATGACCGTCGCCACGAACCAGATAAGTTGCGGGATGATCTTCTCGATCGGGATGTTGGCGACTGCGCAGGCGGCGAACAGGTTCACGCCCAACGGCGGAGTGATCATGCCGAGCGCGAGGTTCACCACGACGATCAGGCCGAAATGTACCGGATCGACGCCGAACTGGATGGCGATGGGTGTCAGGATCGGGGCGAGCACGAGGATCGCCGCCGAGGTCTCGATGAACATGCCGATGAACAGCAACAGCACGTTGACTGCGAAAAGGAAGCCGATCTTGCTGTCGAAGACCGTGCCGAACCACGCAGCGATGTCGTTCGGAAGCCCTGACCGCGCGATCAGGAAGGAAAATAGCGCCGCCGCCGAGATGATCAGCATGATCGCGGTGGTCGACACGATGGTCTCGCGGAGGATGCGCGGCAGCTCCCGCAAGGGCAGCTCTCGATAGATGCCGATGCCCACGATCAGCGCCACGGCGACGGCGGCAGCCGAAGCCTCGGTCGGGGTGAAGATGCCGGCATAGATACCGCCGATGATCACGACTGGCACGGCGAGCGCCGGGAGCGCCGAGACGAGCGCGGTGCGGAAAGGCGGGCAGTCTGCGCCGTCGTTCAGCCCCAGCCCCCGAAGGCGGCAGATCACCAGAACCAGCGCCATAAGCGCGCTCGCGACCAGAATCCCGGGACCGATCCCCGCGATGAAAAGCTGGCCGACCGATGTCTCGGTCGACACGCCGTAAAGGATGAGCGGGATCGAGGGCGGAATGAGCACCCCAAGCTCGGCAGAACTTGCCTGGATCGAGGCTGCGAGCGGTTTTGGATAGCCTTGGTTGACCATCGCAGGGATCAGGATCGCCCCGATGGCAAAGGTGGTCGCCACGCTCGACCCGGAGACAGAGGCGAACATCATGCAGGTCAGCACGCAGGAACAGGCAAGCCCGCCCTGAACACGGCCGACGAGGGATCTCGCCAGATCGACCAGCCGCCGCGATATGCCCCCGCCGGACATCAGGTTTCCAGCGAGGATGAAGAGCGGGATCGCCATGAGCGGAAAGCTGTCGAGCCCGGTGAACATGCGCTGAGCGATCAGCAGAAGCGGCAACCGTCCCTGCACCTCGATGCCCACGATTGAGGCCAGACCAATCGACACGGCTATGGGTACGCCCATCAGAAAGAAGATAACCAGAGAGACGGCGATGGCGGAATTCAAGGCGAGGCCTCCGGGATGGGAGCGTGAGGGTCCTGACCGAGCCCGCGGACGATGCTGGCCGGGATCGCTATAAGCGCGAAGAGAGTGCCGACCGGCAGCGCGGCATAGGCCCATGCGATTGAGACTTCCAGCCCGGCCATTGTCTGGCCCAGCACGCGTTCAGTCATCGTCCAGCCCTGCCAGAACACCACCGTGAAGAACAGGAAAGACAAGAGCCCGGAGAGGATTATCAACGCCTGACCGGCCCGGCGCGGCAGCGAGGTCTGCACTACCTCGATCGAGATCATCGCGCCGTGGTGAAAGGCGGGCGCGATCCCCATGAAGACCGCCCAGATCATCGCCGAGCGCGCAGCGACCTCCGACCAGGTGGAGGGAGATCCGAAAATAAAGCGCGTGACGACCTGAAAGATGGACAAACCGGACGCCGCGATCAGAAAAACGATGGCCGCGCCGAGCGCGATCCGGGTCGTGTACCGCTCAAGGATCAGGAACTGGGACATCGGGCCTCCGGCCTCATGGCGCGGGTAGCGACAGCCATGCCGCTGCCCGCAGCCGTTATCTGTCGATCATTCGACGGCCTGAATGCGCTCGACCATCTCGGAGCCGTATTCCGAAGTGTAGATGTCATAGGCATTCTGGGCGAGTTCGGCGAAAGGTGCCTTGTCGATATCCTCGACCACCTCCATGCCGTTCTCGCGCATGAGCGCAATGCCTTCCTCCTCAAGACGCGACACCTCGGCGCGCGTGGCAGCTGCAGAGGCGGCGGCGGCTTCGCTGAACCAGCCCTTTTCCTCGTCCGACAGGCTGTCCCACAGGATCGGCGAGGCCAAGATTACCGCCGGAGAATAAACATGTCCCGTCAGGCTGGCATGGTTCTGGACTTCCCAGAAATTCGACGCCGAGATCACGGTCACGGGGTTTTCCTGTCCATCGACGACGCCTTGCTGCAGCGCGGTGAACAACTCGGGAAAGGCCATGGGTGTGGGCTCTGCGCCCATCTGGGCGAAGGCCTCCATGTGGACGCGGTTTTCCATGGTGCGCAGCTTGAGCCCCTCGAGGTCCGCCGGCGTGCGCACCGGGCGTTTGGAGTTGGTGACATGGCGGAAGCCGTTTTCCGACCAGGCCAGGCCCACCAGGTCGTTCTCGCCGATCTTGGCCAGAAGCTCCTGCCCGATTTCCCCATCCAGCACGGCGCGTGCATGATCGTAGTCGCGGAACAGGAACGGCAGGTCGAGCGCGTAGGTCTCGGGCACGAAATTGCCCAGCGGCCCGGTCGAGGAGATCACCAGATCGAGCGAGCCGATCTGCAGGCCCTCGATCATGTCGCGCTCGCCGCCCAATGCCCCTGCCGCGGCTTGTTCGCCGGTCCATGCGCCGCCCGACAGCTCTTCGAGCGTGTCGAAGAAGGCTTCGGCCCCTACGCCGTAATGCGACGTTGCGCTCTGGGTGTGTCCGATGGTCACGCTTTGCTCTGCGAGGGCTGCGCTGGCGAACAGCGCCGCAGCGGCGGTTGTGGCGAAGATGGTCATCTTGGTCATGTGTAATTCTCCCTTGAAATCGCTTAATCTTTTGTCATGCGGAGCTCGTGCTCGCGCAGGAGTTCCTCGAAATTTTGGTTCGACGCGAATCCGAGGCGGCGCGCGCGAGGCGTGTCGATATGGCCGGGCCATGTCTCGACGATGGCCTCGATGCCGGGGTCGCGCGCGTCGCGGATCAGGCGCACGGCGTCGGGCCCGGCAACACGGCGAAGCGCGTCGATCATCTCTGCGACGGACACTGTGAGGCCAGGCAGCGTGATCGTCGTGTCACCGTCCAACGCATCCTGGCCGAGTGCTATGACATGGCGCAGCGCCGCGATGGCATTGTCGGGCGATGCAAGGTGCAGCCTGAGGTCGCGGCGCACCGGAAGCGTCGCCGGCTCGCCCGCCATCGGTTCGCGGACGAGACCGCTGGCGAAACTTGAGGCCGCGCGATTGGGCCGCCCCGGCCGGACCGAGATTGTCGGAAACCGGATCGTGCGGCCACGCAGGAGTCCACGCCGCGCGGCATCCCGGATCAGCATCTCGCCCATGACCTTCTGCGTCCCGTAAGAGGACAGCGGCGTGGGCGGGGTGGTCTCGTCGATATCGGCATTACCCGCGCAGCCGAAGACCGCCACCGATGAAGTGAAGATGAAGACAGGCGGCTCGGCCATCCGGCTCAGAGCCGACACGAAGTTGATGAGCGCGCGCAGGTTGACCTGAAGGCCAAGTTCGAAATCGGCCTCGGCGGCGCTGCTGACCACGGCGGCAAGGTGAACGATGACACCGGGCGCTTCGCCGGCAATGCGATCCAGCACGTCGCGATCCGAGAGATCGCCCGGCAGTGCCTCGACCAGGGCGTGGCGCGATGCAAGCTCGCGGAGCGGGGCGTCGGAGATGTCGCAGGCGAGGATGCGGGTCACGCGGCGCGGCGATCCGTCGACCGTGATCTCGGGCCGGGCCGCCAGATCGTCGATCAGCATGCGACCGATGAACCCTCCGGCCCCCGTCACGAGCAGCGTCGTCTCATCCATGCATCATCCTCCCGAATCAAACGCAGCGCCAACGCTACGCGCCAACTGGTCTGTTATCAAGGCCAGTTGGCACAAGTGGGATCGATGATCCGTTAGGTAATTGTTTTTACAATTAGAATTTAGGCCCCTGAAGCCTCAGGCGTCGATGGAGGCCAGCGTTGAGCGGTAGATTCGTTCGATATGTGTCTCGAAACAAGCCACGGCGGCGGCTGCGTCATGGACCTTGAGCGCGGCCAGAATCTCCGCGTGATCCTCGATGCTGGTCGCGATTGCATCGGTGCCGCCCATCACCCGGACGCGGTTGGGCATCATGTATCCGTAGAGTTCCTTGACGATGTCAGTGAGCACATCGTTGCCCGCGGCCTCGTAGATCGCGAAGTGAAATTCACGGTCGCAGATCAGGAACTCGACCGGCTTCGACAGGCTGCGCCGCTGCGCTGCGAGCGAGGCGTCGAGAAAGGCCAGTGCGTCCTGCGTTATCCGCGTGGCGGCACGGCTCACGACCTCCAACTCGACCACCAGGCGGGCATCGTTGATGTGATGGATGTCATTGGCATTGAGCCGGTTGCTGGAGACGACGGTGCCTTCGCTGTCGCGCAAAAAATCCGACACGACGCGGGTGCGCGCGCCCTGCGATACCGCGAGGACGCCCTGTTCCGCGAGGATGCGCAGTCCCCCGCGCACCGATTCACGACTGACCTGCCACGCCTGCGCCAGATCGCGTTCGCTCGGCAACTCGTCGCCTACCGACAGCACGCCTGACGCTATCAGCCCCGACAACTTGTCGGCCACCACCTCACGCACGCTGCGATGGACGAGCGTGTCCGCGTAGCCCGGAATGTCCTTGAAATCTTCTGTCTTGGCCACGGCTGTCCCCCTGGCGCGTATTTAGCGCAAGACGGGCTGACGAACCATCCCGATCCGTCGAAGCATTCTCTGTTCGTTCCTGTACGCTGGCCTTGTCAGGTTGTTTGTCCAGTCACGATGTTGCCCGATGGCCATCTTTCAAGCGACCATCCCGTTTGCCATTTCGCCCCAGGTTTCGGACGCGGAAGCCCGGCGGGTGCGATAGATTTCAGGGGTGGGGCGACGGCGTTCGGGGCCGGATGCAGTGATCTGATCCGGGCGGCGATTTCTGCGGCAAACCGGTCAACTCACGCCCGGATTGCCTCATAACTGACCGTTACACCCCGCTCTGCCATCAATCATATGGCACCTTATTTGGTCGGTGTCAGCGACGGGTCATCCCGCAGCCAGCGTTGTAGAGTCGCCCGGCTCATGCCGAGCCTCTGCGCCATCTATTTGCGGATCAGCCTGTCCTCGGCCAAGATATCCTTGAGCCGCTTTACCTGCTTAGGTTCTGAACGCTGATCTGATCGATCCAGGGTATGGCCGATTGCGCCCCGGAATAAAGACAGGCCTGCGCGGACGCCCTGATTGCGACATCCAGTGCCTGTTCTGGTGCCATATGCGCGTGGAGCCCCGCTGCCAGATAACCCACAAATGTATCGCCGGCGCCGACTGTATCGACGGGTGTGATTTTCGGTGGCCTGATGTGTCGGGGCGCATCGCCCCCGGCGAGGATTGCGCCATCCGCACCGAGTGTCAGCGCAAGCCTGCGACCCGTAGTCTGACACCATTCCTGCGCGGCCTCCGCCGTCGGGGTCTGACCGAAAATCGCCTGAAATTCGGTTTCATTCGCAATGACCATGTCGGCCAGACATGCCAGGCTGGCGCTTTCTGGCAAAACCGGTGCGACGTTCAAAACGCTGAAGGCCCCTGCCGCACGGGCCATTTCAATGGCTGTCCGGGTTGCTTCCTGTGGGACTTCCTGCTGGAGAATAACCGTGTTGCCAGCTTTCAGCCCGGATAAGGCATCCCTGACGACCCCTGCGCTCAGACAGCTATTCGCACCGGGCAGAACCGCAATCGAGTTTTCCGCTGCCGCATCAATCTGGATCAGCGCAACACCAGTCGGCATGTCGCATTTTTGAACGGAAGTCAGATCGACACCGGATTCGGCAAGCGAGGCCGTCGCGGCGATACCATCGTCATCCCGTCCGATGCATGCGACAAGGCGGACAGCGGCTCCCGCACGCCTTGCGGCAAGCGCCTGATTGGCCCCTTTGCCGCCGGGCGTTTTCCGCAGCTCTGAACCCAGAACCGTTTCACCGGGCCGCGGCAGTTTCTGAACATGCGCGACATAGTCGAGGTTCACGGAACCGACGACATATATCATAACTTCCTCCGGTCCAATGAATGCAAGACATGCCCGGAGCTTCGAAATATGCGGTGACTTTCTGGGGCACTGCCGGGTCGTTGCACGTTCATGTCAGAAGGCGTTCACGATACTTGTCCAGAATGACGGCCAGAATGATGACGATCCCGGTAATCATCTGGCGCACAAAATCGCTGAGACCAAGCAGGATCAGGCCATTGGCAAGCACACCGATGATAAACGCACCGAGCAGAGTGCCAAGCACTGAGCCGCGTCCACCGTTGAGGCTGGTGCCACCGATAATGACCGCAGCAATGGCATTAAGCTCGAACCCGTTTCCGATGATCGGGCTCGCGATATTAAGGCGCGACATGTAGATTATTGCTGCGATGCCGACGACGGCGCCAGCGATGGTGAAAGTGGCGACTTTATAAAGAAATACCGGATGGCCCGCCAGACGAACCGCTTCTTCGTTGTTGCCAATACCATAGATCAGCCGTCCGAACACGGTCCGGGTCAGCACAAACCATGCAATTGCCACAATCGCCAGTGCAACCAGAAACACGAGTGGCACACCAAAGACTGCCTGTGACCCGAACGCGTTGAAGGCCGGCGGGAACGAATAAATGGTGCGCGCGTCGGTCACCAGCAGAGCCGCACCACGGGCGATGTTCAACATCCCCAGCGTGACAATGAAGGAAGGCAGACCCCAATATGCGGAAATAAATCCGTTAAGCAGACCGCAGATGATGCCAACGCCGACTGCCGCAAGCGTCGCCAGGGTAACGGCGGCGAATACGGGCAGGCCGGGAAGATTTATGACCGTCCCCGCAACAACCGCACACAAGGCCAGAACAGAACCAACCGACAGGTCAATACCACCGATCAGAATGACGAAGGTGACACCGACCGCCAGTATCAGGTTGATGGTAACCTGCGTCAGGACATTCGTCAGATTGGCAAGCGTCAGGAAGTGATCCGAGGTCAGCGCGAAGAAGATCACAAGTGCGATAAGGGCAATGGCGATCCCCGAATCCCGGAAGACATTTTTCCAGACCAATACGGGTTGCTCGGATGTGCGGGAAGGCTTGGCTTGCGACATCGGGGTGCTCCTAGGTTCTCGGGCCGGTTTTATAGGCATATGTCAGGAGTTGTTCTTCGGAAAATTCATCCCGTGTCAGCTCGCCCGTGATTGCATGGTTTGCCATCACCACAATGCGGTCGCACAGGGCCATCAGTTCGTAAAGCTCGGACGAAACGATGATCAGGGACTTTCCGTCCCTGGCGAGTTGCCGGAGCAGTTCATAGATTTCGGACTTGGCCCCCACATCCACGCCGCGTGTGGGTTCGTCGAGTAGCAGGATGCTGGGATTCCGGGCCAGCCATTTGGCCAGAACGACCTTTTGCTGATTGCCGCCTGAAAGGGTGGAAACGGTATCCTGCAACCGACCGTATTTAAGACGCAGATCCTGCCCAAGCCGGGTGGCCAGTTCGTCTTCCCGGTGCCGGTCGATGATCCCGGCGCGGGAAACTGCTTTCAAATTGGCCAGACTGATATTGCTGGTGATCGGCATACTTAAAATGACGCCCTCATCGCGCCGGTCCTCGGTCACGAAGGCAAGGCCGTCTGCGATCGCCTGACGGGGTGCGGAATAGCGATGTTCGTGATCGTTAAGGGAGATGCTTCCAGAAACGGCAGTATCGGCACCGAAGATGGCCCGCATCACTTCCGTTCGCCCAGCCCCGACCAGCCCCGCAATACCAAGGATTTCGCCCGCATGCAGGTCAAAGGAAATCCCTTCGGGATGAGGAGAGGCGGCCGCGCGAAGGTTTTTCACAGACAATACGATTTCGGAATCGATGCGCGAACTGTGGTTTTCACCCATCTGATCGTTCAGACGGCGACCGACCATCCCCTGAATCAGATCTTCTTCATTTGTGTCGCTGATCGGTTTGGTAAACACGGTTGCGCCATTGCGCATGACCGTCACCCGATCGCAGTTATCCAGAATTTCATTAAGATGGTGCGATACCAGAACGACCGAAACACCTCTGGCCGAAAGCTGTGACACCAAATCAAAGAGCTTTTGCGATTCATGTGTCGTCAGGGTTGCCGTGGGTTCGTCCAGTATAAGAATGCGGCCCTGATTTTCGATGGCTCGCGCGATCTCGATAAGCTGGCGCTGAGCAAGTGAGATCATCCGCGCGAGTTTGCAATCGGTCCATCATGGTCAACACGAAGCAGCCGCTGCAATCGGCCTCAATCGCTTTGACGAAATGCGATATATCTTGTTGCCCCAAGCGCTTCGAGTCGGGATTCCTCCCTTACTCGGATTTTCCATTTTAATCTTTCAGGGGACATCACTGTGTTTCGCGATTGCCCTGCCGGAGCTTACCAGCAGAGCTTATGATATCGGCTCAACGACTTTTCGGTATTTCCCTGCGCTGCTTATGGCAGGCATACTTTACGCCGGAGTATCGATACCGACCTCGCTCCTTGTGGACCGTATCGCAATGAGGCGTGTGTGAACTTCAGCAGGTGCAGACTACGGTTGCCTCGCTACTCCGGAGTTGGTTGTTGTTTGTTAAAAGGTTGGTGGAGTATTTATCCACAGAATTGAAGCGGGGATGTCGCCCCTGTTCGCAAATCGATGCGGTCTGTGACTGGCAAAAGTCATGGAATCGCCCGGCTCAAGAATGAACTGCTCAGTTTCATCAAGTACAAGTTCGAGCGTTCCATCCAACATGAACAGGAACTCCTCTCCCTCGTGTTGATAGCTGTCACCGCTCGACGCGCCCGGCTCGACCATGAAAAGCAATGATTCCAGGACAGTTTCAACCCGAAACAACTGTTGGATTTCCACCCCGTTGAGATTCGCATCCAGAGGACGCCGCTCATGGGGGCGGACTACGAGTTGATGGTCGAGTGGTTCGCCACCAAGAACTTGTACTATGTTTGTGCCTAAAGCTGCGGCCAGTCGTTGCACGACGGCAATTGATGGATGGCTTATTGAACGTTCGATAGCGCTAAGATGTGATGCACTAAGATCTGTCGCTGCTCCCAGCTTTCGAAGGCTTATTTTCTTTGCGG
The sequence above is a segment of the Paracoccus sp. SCSIO 75233 genome. Coding sequences within it:
- the otnC gene encoding 3-oxo-tetronate 4-phosphate decarboxylase is translated as MSEETRLREDICLFAKSMFDRGLTTGSSGNISARTPDGGLLVTPTGSSFGRLDPARLSRFDEGGTLIDGDKPTKEMPLHAAFYETRRRTGAVVHLHSTHSVALSMLPEIDPDNMLPPLTAYGIMKLGKVRLLPYYRPGDPAMGDAVRGLAGRRTAVMLANHGPVVAGKDLEAAVYATEELEETAKLAILLRGASPRMLTEAQQRDVIETFNVDWD
- a CDS encoding TRAP transporter large permease → MNSAIAVSLVIFFLMGVPIAVSIGLASIVGIEVQGRLPLLLIAQRMFTGLDSFPLMAIPLFILAGNLMSGGGISRRLVDLARSLVGRVQGGLACSCVLTCMMFASVSGSSVATTFAIGAILIPAMVNQGYPKPLAASIQASSAELGVLIPPSIPLILYGVSTETSVGQLFIAGIGPGILVASALMALVLVICRLRGLGLNDGADCPPFRTALVSALPALAVPVVIIGGIYAGIFTPTEASAAAVAVALIVGIGIYRELPLRELPRILRETIVSTTAIMLIISAAALFSFLIARSGLPNDIAAWFGTVFDSKIGFLFAVNVLLLFIGMFIETSAAILVLAPILTPIAIQFGVDPVHFGLIVVVNLALGMITPPLGVNLFAACAVANIPIEKIIPQLIWFVATVICCLLLITYVPVISLGPVNWFMN
- the denD gene encoding D-erythronate dehydrogenase, which codes for MDETTLLVTGAGGFIGRMLIDDLAARPEITVDGSPRRVTRILACDISDAPLRELASRHALVEALPGDLSDRDVLDRIAGEAPGVIVHLAAVVSSAAEADFELGLQVNLRALINFVSALSRMAEPPVFIFTSSVAVFGCAGNADIDETTPPTPLSSYGTQKVMGEMLIRDAARRGLLRGRTIRFPTISVRPGRPNRAASSFASGLVREPMAGEPATLPVRRDLRLHLASPDNAIAALRHVIALGQDALDGDTTITLPGLTVSVAEMIDALRRVAGPDAVRLIRDARDPGIEAIVETWPGHIDTPRARRLGFASNQNFEELLREHELRMTKD
- a CDS encoding TRAP transporter substrate-binding protein, whose translation is MTIFATTAAAALFASAALAEQSVTIGHTQSATSHYGVGAEAFFDTLEELSGGAWTGEQAAAGALGGERDMIEGLQIGSLDLVISSTGPLGNFVPETYALDLPFLFRDYDHARAVLDGEIGQELLAKIGENDLVGLAWSENGFRHVTNSKRPVRTPADLEGLKLRTMENRVHMEAFAQMGAEPTPMAFPELFTALQQGVVDGQENPVTVISASNFWEVQNHASLTGHVYSPAVILASPILWDSLSDEEKGWFSEAAAASAAATRAEVSRLEEEGIALMRENGMEVVEDIDKAPFAELAQNAYDIYTSEYGSEMVERIQAVE
- a CDS encoding hydroxypyruvate isomerase family protein, whose translation is MIISANLGFLFTDLALPDAVRAATRAGFDAVEFHFPYETTSAAALRAVLDETSLPSLALNTWPGDRDAGEFGLSALPGCKARAREEIDRAVAYAVATGTRNVHVMAGRSDTGATSDDAFCDALGYACETAAPHGIGILIEPINIHDVPGYHLSTPEHAAKIIAALGAPNLSMMLDCYHMGRMGRDVAADIRAFAGITGHIQIAAVPDRGPPDHGMLDYLALAPTLAATGLAIGAEYRPTGKTGSTLSWLVPFRAAA
- the otnK gene encoding 3-oxo-tetronate kinase; its protein translation is MLLGAIGDDFTGSGDLANTLVKQGMATTLYSGIPTSPAAEEIEAGVIALKTRSVPVDQAVTASLAALDWLRAQGCRQFLFKYCSTFDSTPQGNIGPVADALADALGVDRALVCPAFPETGRTIYMGHLFVGDVLLSESGMQDHPLTPMTDPDLRRWLALQSASEVGHLPLPTLRAGKDAIAERLDAEASAGRRLIVADTVADDDLILLGRAAAEHRLITGGSGIALGLPENFRAAGLLSGTAGDWTPQHDGRGAVLSGSCSRATRGQIANHQGPARQVTPDEVIAEDFAVGALADWAVAQDGLPLIYSSDDPEDVSAAQRKHDRDRLAAAFDGMFADLARDLAARGFTRLVTAGGETSGAVVEGLGADRLTVGPQIDPGVPMLRARPDLTLALKSGNFGGADFFAKADAMLRGER
- a CDS encoding TRAP transporter small permease, producing the protein MSQFLILERYTTRIALGAAIVFLIAASGLSIFQVVTRFIFGSPSTWSEVAARSAMIWAVFMGIAPAFHHGAMISIEVVQTSLPRRAGQALIILSGLLSFLFFTVVFWQGWTMTERVLGQTMAGLEVSIAWAYAALPVGTLFALIAIPASIVRGLGQDPHAPIPEASP